The Plasmodium yoelii strain 17X genome assembly, chromosome: 14 DNA segment tattgtttttttcattaaattattaagcttttttcttaaaaacatttttattattataaaaagaatatatattaattttaagtTAAATTTCTcagttttattaaattaactaatgaatgaaaattattcaaaattataaaaaaaattatgatttttattcacaattttttaaatgcttaacacgaaaaaaataaaaaaataaataaaataagtaaaataaataaataaaataaataaataaataaatatatatatatatatatataatagaagGAGCGGAATATGCAAGCAATAAATACTTATGCATTAATTCGatgcataaaaaaattgactaatttttcatttttcaaaattcCCAAGGATCAGGCAATgttcaatttttatatattttaatttttgcaATCATTCTCAGATAAACTATAATTATTACTAGGAAATTTGAAAGTAGCATATATAGGAAAATGATCGCTTGCATgatgtatatttatacttTGATAAGGTATGCAACATAAAATAgttttaaatatagatattggtTTGTAACCATGTTGTACAGCTGTTTGTGGAACTATTGTTTtaatatttgaatttttagaAACTAAAATATAATCTAATGTATCAACATATTTATGTTCAAAATCATCTTCAATATATCTACAATAATCATTAATAGATGAATCATAAGTTGTTTCTAGTGTGTTATTTGTTACTGtacaatttaaatatttacttgatgttatttctttaaaaaaattttcatcttttataTATCTTATGTTAAAATCAccaacaaaaaataatggttcagaattttttataaatttactTGGAACACCATTATATACCCATTTAGTTAACTCTTCTATTTGCTTACGTCTACATTTTTCATCACTCTTAGTATTTCCAGCATGTAAATGTGTTGCTACTAAAtgtataacattattttttacattaaattttaaatatatagcCCCTTTTGCACTAAACATTTCAGGAAATTTACAATTTTCAAATATTAATGCATGTTTTTGtgatattttatgttttgatAAAACTATTATACCTCCGTTTAAAAAATGCCGAAATTTTGGTCCTCCTGAAACAGAATCGAATGGTGGTGGATTTTCTTTtcgtttttgtttttttttttgttttttttgttttttttttatttttttcatggTATCATTGGTATGACTAATTGTGGAGCAAGGAGATGAtatcaaattattttcatttattttattattctcctctttacatttttcacaatttttattattcagcttatttgtattattaatattatttttaattgatttatttgagcatgaattattatttgtatctttCTCAGGTAAAGAActatttgcatttttttcatttccatTACAAAATTGACCATTTGAATTTacagattttttttttttcgaattttttttttcatttttattaatctGAGAGTTAGTATGATTACAACCACATTCTTGATTTTGTTCCCcgattttatcatatataccATTATTACAATAATCGTTCGAAATAAATTCTTTTATATCACGTTCGATATTTTTACTAAACaaatcatcatcatcatcatcatcgtCTTCATCATCTTCATAGTcatgaattttattttttactttttctcCTAAAATATTAGTATGATATGGAAatcgtttttttatttcaccaGTTGTAAGCATATTATAAGCTTGTTTGGTAAAAACCTCATTCAAAACAAGAATATcagtattataaatattatcaagttcacaaatatatttctctAGGGTTTTTTGTCTATAtcctatatttatttttgtactTATAGGAACTGGTATCATTTGAACATTATAAGACATGATAGTAAAATGTTGATCGGGGGGAGTTATTAACTCCATTTTCTTCAATTTGACTATTAGTTCTATTTGAAgaatatagaaaatgaacTATACGCTACTTGCATATCcatttatataaacatatacaCAACtatattatgcatatttatttatagatACAAATATTCATGTACTTTATATGGCAAATGTGTTTTACAAATCATAAATCAAACAGCCAAACAGCCAATAAAACAAACAAGCAAGGAACCAAACAAACAAACAAACGAACAAACGAACAAACGAACAAACGAACGAGCAAACAAGCAAGGAATCAAACAAACGAGCAAAcaaacaaacaaatataaagtCAAAATTATTCGGAATTTTAACCGATATAAAGGgaaatatttaacatttaGTATTAATGTGTTGATTTGctgttattataatatttacattacttaataatattttaacatatttattatttagttaaaatgttttaattactataaaaatcatttataaATCATAACATCAAATTATTTGTtgattttaaattattaacatttatttatttgcatTCATTTGTTtgatatttgtttatttattaatttatgatTCTAACATATAGGATacaatctatattttttttttattcatatcaCACGATTTTTTGTCggcattttatttttgcacttaaacaaattataaaaatatataattttttataacaataatatatatattttttttttttttctaaataatttgttttatttgattATAAAGATATTGCTACATTTAAtgttttgttatatttttataaaaactttgaaaaaataaaaattcataatACAAAATAGGTATAACATACTAtactatataaattattttgactgttaaaaaaatatattaatttacatttataatataatttccaTAAAACCcgattataaaatattgcatttcaaatatatatatatatggggTTCCTTTTCTATTTGCAATATTTTATCCATAAATTATGTACAATATTTAGTTTATATGTAGTGTGTTTAATTTTTGTGCATTTgcaaaatatggaaaataatTGCAGTTAATTAAAAtggtattataaataattcataagattaaaatataaacttATTCATTGAATTTTATTTCgaatttgttaataatatactATTTTATGTGAGTACATAGATAATAAgtatttttgttatatatagaaaagaaaattttatttaaaatggaaaattattAACTACTATTCGATTTatactaataaaaaaaaaaaaacgacaTGGCAAATTATTGGACGTAAAAAAAATGCccttatatatacataaatgaTAGTGTTAATTATGCGTAACAATAAAATGGatcataatataataaaacttaacaatatatttaaataatatcaaatttaatattttaaaaaaagaacgaacaattttcattttcaattattttatttccataCATATGGATATTATATCTTAGTAGTTTATTGTCTTCTTATTCtttctataatattttaaacagTAGTAAAatatctttaaaaaaataataatataataaaataaaataaaattaaatatttatatatatattattatcaatataTA contains these protein-coding regions:
- a CDS encoding sphingomyelin/lysocholinephospholipid-phospholipase C, with the protein product MELITPPDQHFTIMSYNVQMIPVPISTKINIGYRQKTLEKYICELDNIYNTDILVLNEVFTKQAYNMLTTGEIKKRFPYHTNILGEKVKNKIHDYEDDEDDDDDDDDLFSKNIERDIKEFISNDYCNNGIYDKIGEQNQECGCNHTNSQINKNEKKNSKKKKSVNSNGQFCNGNEKNANSSLPEKDTNNNSCSNKSIKNNINNTNKLNNKNCEKCKEENNKINENNLISSPCSTISHTNDTMKKIKKKQKKQKKKQKRKENPPPFDSVSGGPKFRHFLNGGIIVLSKHKISQKHALIFENCKFPEMFSAKGAIYLKFNVKNNVIHLVATHLHAGNTKSDEKCRRKQIEELTKWVYNGVPSKFIKNSEPLFFVGDFNIRYIKDENFFKEITSSKYLNCTVTNNTLETTYDSSINDYCRYIEDDFEHKYVDTLDYILVSKNSNIKTIVPQTAVQHGYKPISIFKTILCCIPYQSINIHHASDHFPIYATFKFPSNNYSLSENDCKN